The Larimichthys crocea isolate SSNF chromosome XII, L_crocea_2.0, whole genome shotgun sequence region GCCTGAGAAGTTTAGGTCAGAGAGTGTttgagctgaaatgaaatatgtttaatacTTTTCAGAAGACAAGGGAGGACAGAACGGCTAAAGTTATATCTGTGGTTGTGTCCAAGAAaactaataatgaaaataaaataacttcagCCTTGTCCTTAGATTTTGGCTACCAGAgaagttattatattttaccCCTGTTTACGGAAATATTGTGACAATAGGAACATTACCATCCATCATGGAAATCTTAAAAACTTTGGGGGGGAAACTCAAaatagtgcaaaaaaaaaaaaaagctcttacTTGGCTGAAGTGTAAACCTTTGCATACAGTAAAAATGTGACACGGAGaattaatcataaaaacatgaaacaaataaaataaatgctctAATTTTATAATTCTTTCTGCTGATGAAGTCTGATGTTTATACTCCTTGGAGCTCAGTGTTTGGTCTCTACAAACCTCTACCTAAATTATCTGGTTCTTTAGTACTGTGTCTGCTCTTTGCTGCTAGGCAGTGGTGTGCAGTGGGTTTATAGATCAATTTAGATTAAATCTGAAGAATCAGATCATGCgatctgtttttaatctaaaaaaaactaataaataatattgattatagccACTTTAAACTGGCTTCCACAAACTGCCACCATTAATGCACAGCCACTAGCAGCCCCTGGTACTGCgtgttaataataattcaaaaataacTTGAGCTAGCTATTTAAAACTTGTCAGCGGTACTTAAGCAAAGTGCCCGGCTAACTTGCTGTGTCAGACTCTAAGTAAACATCCACATACAGACAAAACACCGAACTCTCCTTCCACCCGCTCCGTCTGCACGGGACCTGCTGATGTGATGGACAGTGGAAGTTTCCACCGTAGAGTAATGTTGGCCCTCACATCACTCCAGATCTGCTGCTTTCTCAGTCTGGGACAATACTGAAGGTGGATTCTGACTTCTAATGGTTTATTCAAGTGTATGAAGCCACAGGTCACAATTAGAAACATAGTTTCTGTGTTATACAAGTTTTTAATACCAGCCtggtttgtatttttcaaaacTAGATTAACATCCTGAAACGGTCTGCATGAAGAGCAGAAAAGAGCTCTCTGTGCTCTGAAGTGAACGCAGGAATATGGTCGCTAGACTGATAGAAAGATGGGCCAGACTGTTACAACTGGCACAGGGATTTTTCACCTCTGtccaacatcacacacatttactgcatTGCACACAATCCACAGTTGCCTTTCTCTTCTCATGACGTTAGGCTacacagacagaggagtgtgtgggtgttaaGGGATGCTGTGGAGGGTAAACGCACCTGAGtgcagtcatttaaaaacacagttcacTCACACTTTAGGACAAATGAAATCACTTATGCTGGATATTCATTTAAATACGTGGCATCAAATAAGACAATCAATCAAACAGTTGGGAAAAACAGTGTGCGATACTTTAGGAAAACATAGAATTGAaatttgtgtttgcttttatgATGCTGGAGGTCATAGTTCACTCATTTTTATGTACACATCAtcctgtgcatgtctgtgtctgtcctgtgtACTTTTCTGTGTTGAGTCTACAGTGTTTCCTCTggctgctgtgcatgtgtgaactCCACACCCACCGTGCCAACAAGACTGTTATAAAGATGGATGTTGGAAGGAAACTCGTAAATTTGAAGCGAAtggtaaaacaacaaattagCTACTAAAATTAAACAAGACAATAAACAGAAGTGGTGTGCATGCTcgcagctctgtgaagcacaGTGATGCTTTGTGTTCAATGCGATTTGATTCCATACATCTCATTTACATCTAATGTTAAAGTCTATGCATATAGATTTAGGCAATAATCTTAATAATGTGTTTGTAGGATACTGAGGCGTTTGGCCTCTCCAGCTCTAACAGCACACCTGCAGCACATACAGATGTATTTATCAGTCAGTACATGTCTGTGCACAGAGCCTTCAAGCTGAGATGGTGTTTAACCTCTGCCCACAATAACACAAGTGCTAGACTTTCAGACTGACTGCTTGCATGACTGGCTGACATCACTGCTGGCTCTGGCTTCTGTTTGCACTGCAGCTTGAAGCTGCTCAGACAGAGACGACAAAGGCATTACTAATAGTGTGAAAATCAAGACGCTCTGGAGAATAATCTACAAAAACATTGAATTCACACTTGAGACAATGCCTCTGTGTGATTAGATATTATATATGATGATAGTATGAACACAGTATGCATACCTACCTGCATAAATGCTGCATTTTGTATCTCATTATATCCTTTGAGCTTTTAAAGTTGAAAAATGgactttgatctttttttaaatgaaataatactcAGTTAGTAAATCCAAATTTAAATGCATTACACAAATCTTAATTCAAAGGTTACACAGAGTCACTTCAGCACTGCAAATCAGTAAACTCTAAGAGGAAGGAAGTCCACTGCAGAAGTGAGACTGTGTAACACAAATGACCAAAGAACAGGAGCGTTCGTGTGTTTAGAGACGATGTACTCAGAGAAACACTCATAGCCACATTGCCCCATCTGGTGGACAGTCTATCTCCAGGttaaaaaatcagtttacaCTTTCTTTAACTTGTTGCTGTTCTCACATATGGTCACAATTCTGAATTTTGTTTAGCAAACAAATCAGGTGAACACATGAGCAAAGGACGGGTGGATCAAACTGTTTTGCCCAACCTTAACCTTGTGCAacttgtatgttttcatgttgcACACTGAAATGTCAAAAGAAAGCCTACCTACCGGCAACATGtggtttttaaacatttacatttaaggTGTTTAGGTCTATTAATGTGCACATAATTCACGGGCAGCAGTGTAATGGCACAGGCTGCAGAATATGAATAGCAATAAATAATCTGctcagtttctttctttatatatttgcatatattATAATGTTGTTGGATCTATAATAAGTTGGAAGATGTTATtatatgtgttcatttttttctgattttgtcaTTTATGATAACCAAAGCTGCAAAAGAGACTAAAGGCCTAAATTTGATCTAAGTAATTTACGCACAGGAGACGTAAATAAGGGAATAATATAGGTCTCAATGGCTTTAATGTTTCACTACAAGATATCAGTGCTCTCTAGTCTCAACACAAGACAGAGTAAAAAGAATTTACAGTAACAGCTGCTTAATAAATGACTGACACAGCTGTACAGACCTTCAGTACTGCTGTAACTGAAACTAAAAAAGATAACACACTGATTATGTTAAAAACCTGATGAACCCTCTGCCCTTATTTCAGTCTGCAGGCTGAATGTCCTTAAAAGCACCataccccctcctccccctcgccaccaccctcttcctcttcgtcACGTTATCGGGCCGCCTTTGCACTTGCCCAAATATAAACTAACTTCTTTGGCAGAGACATTGAAATGGGGTGGAGTCTAACACGTTCAAGAGTTCAGTCCAGGACAGACTGAAGGACAAACAAgcaggaagaaggagaaaaatttaaacaacaagaaaaataaaagaataataaggCACGTTGAATATTGCCTGCCTGAAGAACAGTAAGTTTATACCTGATCTTCTTGTATTTTAGTTACAGTAGAATAGCCAACACTCTTGATACAGAGCAACAGTAGTAGGCCAAGCCTGAACTGCATGCTGTATTATATTAGTACTTGTCCTACATAGGttgtctgcagagagaaatatgACAGATATCATATGGAAATGACATTATGTTAGAAATGCTGTTGAAATGGCTGTGTAGAGGTTCTGTTGAGTTAGGTCAGTATTTCAACcttggtgtgttgtgtgtttgggctgtgtgtAAAGCTTATGAAGTCAGGTCAGTCAGGCCATTCCAGTTTCTACAAACTACTTTTCTTACGTTAAAATATGCCGcagttgtttttgtctctttctctctccacctctgcagATGTCTCTCTCTACAGCTGCCTTGGCCACTCGTCGAGTGCTCGCCGCTGCGTCACACTCAAGCCACGAGGGAGGAGGTCAGTGTGTCTTTACTATCACTGTCAACCAGAAACAACCAACATGCATCAAAGCATCCAGATTCATAGCTTCTACTGCAGACAGACATATGAGCCTTGTGTTGAACATTAACTCAAATGTCTACAGAGTTGGCAGCGGTCCTGCACATTCATGCTCCTTGGCAAATCATCAAGAAggaaattttattattatgaaatctGCAGAGAGAAGCTGCTAGAATGTATTTTTCATGCGTCACTCAGTGCTTTGGTTATGTACTTTCACTGGCTGTTTTTCTACAGCGAGGACCTGGAAGATACTCACCTTTGTGTTGGCCTTACCTGGTGTTGGTGTCTGCATGGCCAACGCCTACATGAAGATGCACGCCCATCCACATCATCAGGAAGAATTTGTGCCGTATCCTCACCTGCGCATCCGCACCAAGGTCAGTCTGCAACACTCTCCTACTTAGCAGGATTTACAATAAAGATATACTACGTGAAAAATAtcaatgtttctttgttgtgtctCCTTCCAGAAATTTCCCTGGGGCGATGGAAACCACTCTATGTTCCACAACCCTCATACAAACGCTCTGCCTGACGGCTATGAGAGCTCCCATCACTGAGAGGATCAGTCATATTTCCAGTCAGCAGTGTACTTGGCTTAATTATACTGACCGAGGGGGCCAAGCTGCGCCGCTGTCGCGCGGTGCACTTAAACAGGAATAAAACCACTTTGTGCTGTATCACAATGAGTGgcatttcttttgtttaattcaGAGTAGTGCTCATTCTAATCAACCCTCAACGCTCATAATCAAGACTGTGGTAATATTTCATGTGGCACAGCAGAATGCACTGTGGTGTCTTTTTATACAATACAAGTCAAGTCCTGCACATACTGGCTTTCAAAGATCCAGAGAAGGCTCgctgacattttatatttttctcattgttaAAAACTCTcgtgaaaagaccaaaaccaacaatgaactgATCTACTAACCCACATCACTTCAGAAGCCTCCATTGTTGTATAACAACATAAATGAGCCACCGGTGCATGTTCTTTCATTACTCTGAACATAGTTCATCATGCAAGgtgggagaggaaggaagaaagggaggaaggattgaaagggaagagaagaaagaaaaacagaccaagtaaagatggaaagaaagaaacatgtaaggaaaaagaaagacagacagacagacagactcctCCTGCCTTAAATACTCACTAGACCATCAACACTGTATTATTTCTCTTCTGAAAATAGTTCCCAACAAATGCAGAATTCACCCCTGTCAGAGTAATGTTTGCTAATAACTACTTTTGAAAAATAAGAATTTGATTTTCATGatccatttttaaagatttacgtCTGTCTTTGTGGCTGCGAGCCACACGCAAGACATGGAAGCTGGAATAAGAGTTGTTGGTTCTAGTCTTTCatgcaaaataagaaaaatccAGAACATTGCTGTAGAACAGTTTACTGATCACTGTGGCCATTTTTTGGTATCCACACTCCAAAACAAGAAACCAAAAGCAAAGTCATGTTCCAACAATATATTCAGTAGCTTAAATTAATATGGGACAGCTGGAATCTATACACTGTATATCTGCTAACTCATATTATCTCTatgtacaaaataaacaactgGCTTCTAGACCGACCCTGATAATTCCAGTACTTCCAGCTAAATGACACTTATCAAATTCATTGCAGACATTTGTTCTGACTGTttcccaaaagaaaaaaagaaaaaaaaagaaatcacaataCAAATGTCATTAGAGGTTAATCCAGCAGCAGTAAATTATAATACAATTATGACATGCTGGGATGAGCAGTTATATCAGATTACATCAAAACTAAATAGAAATTTATGCTTCcagtttatgaaaataaatcaacagtCCGTTCTGATTGTGAAGAAATTcatacagcatgtttttttcaggTGTCATGCGGTTGTTGTAACCTGCACTTGCACTTTCCAGACATTTGATATAATGTAATGACAACTTCTCTAGAAGCTTTTAACAAGCCCCAAATCTGACTCTCACTTATTCTCTGTCCTCGGTCACCCATCAATCAATACTTCCCTCCTAGCTTAGCTCAGAGCTACTGTGGCCAGACTTAGTAGATCCTGTTTAAGAGTCTCCGTACAATCAGCTTCTCTAGCAAGTCTGCGAAAGCAACCCTCAGCAAGGGAGGAGGACGAGAGCGGTCGAGGACAGTCCT contains the following coding sequences:
- the cox6a2 gene encoding cytochrome c oxidase subunit 6A2, mitochondrial, encoding MSLSTAALATRRVLAAASHSSHEGGARTWKILTFVLALPGVGVCMANAYMKMHAHPHHQEEFVPYPHLRIRTKKFPWGDGNHSMFHNPHTNALPDGYESSHH